One genomic segment of Coffea arabica cultivar ET-39 chromosome 6e, Coffea Arabica ET-39 HiFi, whole genome shotgun sequence includes these proteins:
- the LOC113697233 gene encoding uncharacterized protein isoform X2, translated as MNGELQLESIGGDRNPSDSDPLLHERHQLQKHIDTSSPSSSGSSSEIKDEDLEAGSLPCCRICLECDGEDDDELISPCMCKGTQQFVHRSCLDHWRSVKEGFAFSHCTTCKAQFHLRVAELEDNSWRKIKFRIFVARDVFLVFLAVQTVIAMIGGFAYLMDRDGSFRNSFNDSWDRILSKHPIPFYYCIGVLGFFVLLGFFGLILHCSSLNSNDPRVAGCQNCCYGWGILDCFPASMEACFALVIVFVVIFAILGIAYGFLAATMAIQRIWQRHYHILTKRELTQEYIVEDLRGCYTTPKLDLEHEERLKMLKLL; from the exons ATGAACGGAGAATTACAGCTGGAGTCGATTGGTGGTGACCGGAACCCCAGTGACTCCGATCCTCTGCTTCATGAACGCCACCAACTTCAAAAGCATATCGACACTTCGTCGCCATCGTCCTCGGGAAGCTCCAGCGAGATAAAGGATGAAGACCTTGAGGCCGGTTCCTTGCCTTGTTGTAGGATTTGTCTCGAATGCGACGGTGAAGATG ATGATGAATTGATATCTCCGTGCATGTGCAAAGGCACACAGCAGTTTGTTCATCGTTCTTGCCTTGATCACTGGCGGTCAGTCAAG GAAGGTTTTGCGTTTTCTCATTGCACAACTTGTAAAGCTCAATTTCATCTTCGAGTGGCAGAGTTGGAGGACAATTCTTGgcgaaaaataaaatttaggaTCTTTGTTGCAAGAGATGTTTTCCTCGTATTTCTTGCTGTACAAACT GTGATTGCTATGATTGGCGGTTTTGCTTACCTCATGGATAGAGATGGATCTTTCAGGAACTCGTTCAATGATAGCTGGGATCGCATACTTTCTAAGCATCCAATTCCATTTTATTACTGTATAG GGGTTCTTGGCTTCTTTGTGCTGCTGGGATTTTTTGGGCTCATACTACACTGCTCCTCTCTGAACAGCAATGACCCGCGTGTGGCTGGTTGTCAAAATTGTTGTTATGGCTGGGGCATCTTGGATTGTTTCCCTGCATCCATGGAAGCATGCTTTGCCCTAGTAATTGTTTTTGTTGTCATCTTTGCCATTCTTGGAATTGCTTATGGTTTCCTTGCTGCCACCATGGCCATCCAGAGGATTTGGCAGAGACACTACCACATCCTCACGAAGAGAGAACTCACACAG GAGTATATTGTTGAGGACCTTCGAGGCTGTTATACCACTCCAAAATTGGACCTGGAGCATGAAGAACGGCTCAAAATGCTGAAGCTGTTGTAG
- the LOC113697233 gene encoding uncharacterized protein isoform X1 — translation MNGELQLESIGGDRNPSDSDPLLHERHQLQKHIDTSSPSSSGSSSEIKDEDLEAGSLPCCRICLECDGEDDDELISPCMCKGTQQFVHRSCLDHWRSVKEGFAFSHCTTCKAQFHLRVAELEDNSWRKIKFRIFVARDVFLVFLAVQTVIAMIGGFAYLMDRDGSFRNSFNDSWDRILSKHPIPFYYCIGAPTNLFCRPKTKCIKGVLGFFVLLGFFGLILHCSSLNSNDPRVAGCQNCCYGWGILDCFPASMEACFALVIVFVVIFAILGIAYGFLAATMAIQRIWQRHYHILTKRELTQEYIVEDLRGCYTTPKLDLEHEERLKMLKLL, via the exons ATGAACGGAGAATTACAGCTGGAGTCGATTGGTGGTGACCGGAACCCCAGTGACTCCGATCCTCTGCTTCATGAACGCCACCAACTTCAAAAGCATATCGACACTTCGTCGCCATCGTCCTCGGGAAGCTCCAGCGAGATAAAGGATGAAGACCTTGAGGCCGGTTCCTTGCCTTGTTGTAGGATTTGTCTCGAATGCGACGGTGAAGATG ATGATGAATTGATATCTCCGTGCATGTGCAAAGGCACACAGCAGTTTGTTCATCGTTCTTGCCTTGATCACTGGCGGTCAGTCAAG GAAGGTTTTGCGTTTTCTCATTGCACAACTTGTAAAGCTCAATTTCATCTTCGAGTGGCAGAGTTGGAGGACAATTCTTGgcgaaaaataaaatttaggaTCTTTGTTGCAAGAGATGTTTTCCTCGTATTTCTTGCTGTACAAACT GTGATTGCTATGATTGGCGGTTTTGCTTACCTCATGGATAGAGATGGATCTTTCAGGAACTCGTTCAATGATAGCTGGGATCGCATACTTTCTAAGCATCCAATTCCATTTTATTACTGTATAGGTGCACCGACAAATTTATTTTGTAGACCAAAGACTAAATGCATCAAAG GGGTTCTTGGCTTCTTTGTGCTGCTGGGATTTTTTGGGCTCATACTACACTGCTCCTCTCTGAACAGCAATGACCCGCGTGTGGCTGGTTGTCAAAATTGTTGTTATGGCTGGGGCATCTTGGATTGTTTCCCTGCATCCATGGAAGCATGCTTTGCCCTAGTAATTGTTTTTGTTGTCATCTTTGCCATTCTTGGAATTGCTTATGGTTTCCTTGCTGCCACCATGGCCATCCAGAGGATTTGGCAGAGACACTACCACATCCTCACGAAGAGAGAACTCACACAG GAGTATATTGTTGAGGACCTTCGAGGCTGTTATACCACTCCAAAATTGGACCTGGAGCATGAAGAACGGCTCAAAATGCTGAAGCTGTTGTAG
- the LOC113696168 gene encoding 26S proteasome regulatory subunit 8 homolog A-like, with product MATAEVEKNRSGAEREESCSSKVTMMVKQGEGLRQYYLQHIHDLQLQVRQKSHNLNRLEAQRNELNSKVRMLKEELQLLQEPGSYVGEVVKVMGKSKVLVKVHPEGKYVVDIDKNIDITKITPSTRVALRNDSYVLHLILPSKVDPLVNLMKVEKVPDSTYDMIGGLDQQIKEIKEVIELPIKHPELFESLGIAQPKGVLLYGPPGTGKTLLARAVAHHTDCTFIRVSGSELVQKYIGEGSRMVRELFVMAREHAPSIIFMDEIDSIGSARMESGSGNGDSEVQRTMLELLNQLDGFEASNKIKVLMATNRIDILDQALLRPGRIDRKIEFPNPNEESRFDILKIHSRKMNLMRGIDLKKIAEKMNGASGAELKAVCTEAGMFALRERRVHVTQEDFEMAVAKVMKKETEKNMSLRKLWK from the exons ATGGCTACAGCAGAGGTAGAGAAGAACCGAAGTGGAGcagagagagaagagagctgTTCGAGCAAGGTTACGATGATGGTGAAGCAAGGCGAGGGCTTGCGGCAGTATTATCTCCAACATATCCACGATCTTCAGCTCCAGGTCCGCCAGAAATCCCACAATCTCAACCGTCTCGAAGCCCAACGCAACGAGCTCAATTCTAAAG TGAGAATGCTCAAGGAGGAGTTGCAACTACTGCAGGAGCCTGGATCTTATGTGGGTGAAGTTGTCAAAGTAATGGGGAAATCTAAAGTTCTAGTTAAA GTCCATCCAGAAGGAAAATATGTGGTTGATATTGATAAAAACATTGACATTACAAAGATCACTCCATCAACCAGAGTTGCTCTCCGAAATGACAGCTATGTCCTGCATTTAATTTTGCCCAGCAAAGTGGATCCGTTAGTCAATCTCATGAAAGTTGAAAAAGTTCCTGATTCTACATATGACATGATTGGCGGTCTTGACCAGCAAATCAAAGAGATTAAGGAG GTTATTGAGCTTCCAATCAAACATCCTGAGTTATTTGAGAGTCTTGGGATAGCTCAACCCAAG GGAGTCCTACTTTATGGACCTCCAGGAACTGGGAAAACACTGTTGGCCAGGGCAGTCGCACATCATACTGATTGTACTTTCATCAGGGTCTCTGGTTCTGAACTAGTGCAAAAATATATTGGGGAAGGTTCCCGAATGGTGAGGGAACTTTTTGTCATGGCCAG GGAGCATGCCCCATCCATCATTTTTATGGATGAAATAGACAGTATTGGTTCTGCGAGAATGGAATCTGGAAGTGGCAATGGTGACAGTGAAGTACAGCGGACGATGCTGGAACTTCTCAACCAACTTGATGGTTTTGAGGCATCAAATAAGATCAAG GTTTTGATGGCCACAAATCGTATTGATATTTTGGATCAAGCTCTCCTTAGACCTGGGAGAATTGACCGGAAGATAGAATTTCCAAATCCGAATGAAGAG TCTCGGTTCGATATTCTAAAAATCCATTCAAGAAAGATGAATTTAATGCGTGGGATTGACTTAAAGAAGATTGCAGAAAAGATGAATGGTGCATCTGGTGCAGAATTGAAG GCTGTGTGTACAGAAGCAGGGATGTTTGCTCTGAGGGAGAGGAGGGTTCATGTGACGCAAGAGGATTTTGAGATGGCTGTTGCCAAGGTGATGAAAAAGGAGACGGAGAAAAATATGTCCTTGCGAAAGCTATGGAAGTAA